One genomic region from Alteromonas pelagimontana encodes:
- the mnmE gene encoding tRNA uridine-5-carboxymethylaminomethyl(34) synthesis GTPase MnmE, which produces MTLFPATETIVAQATAPGRGGVGIVRVSGPQAKAVADAVVKADLKPRMATYLPFFDANHQIIDQGIALFFNNPHSFTGEDVLELQGHGGQVVMDMLIDAVLAVEGVRLARPGEFSEQAFLNDKLDLAQAEAIADLIDASSKQAARSALRSLQGEFSAQIQALSEQIIHLRMYVEAAIDFPDEEIDFLSDGKVAGDLHAIIETLTHIHRQAKQGALLREGMQVVIAGRPNAGKSSLLNALAGRDSAIVTEIAGTTRDVLKEHIHINGMPLHIIDTAGLRDSPDKVEQIGIARAWQAISEADRVLFVVDSTETTAIDPYQIWPDFMHRLPVGIPTTVVRNKADLSSEVIGQQVVATAHGNIDVVGLSAETGDGIALLREHLAQTMGLDTTSEGQFIARRRHLDALAKADQHIIAGQQQLHDSLAGELLAEELRLAHQALSEITGEFTSDDLLGRIFSSFCIGK; this is translated from the coding sequence AAAAGCGGTAGCAGATGCAGTGGTAAAAGCGGATCTTAAGCCGCGCATGGCAACTTATCTGCCCTTTTTTGATGCTAATCACCAAATCATTGATCAGGGAATTGCCCTCTTTTTCAACAATCCCCATTCTTTTACCGGCGAAGATGTACTTGAGCTGCAAGGCCATGGTGGTCAAGTGGTTATGGATATGCTTATTGATGCTGTACTGGCGGTAGAAGGCGTGCGTCTTGCGCGCCCCGGAGAGTTTAGTGAACAGGCATTCCTGAATGATAAGCTTGATTTAGCGCAAGCAGAAGCCATTGCTGACTTAATTGATGCCAGTTCCAAACAGGCAGCAAGAAGTGCACTACGGTCGTTGCAAGGGGAGTTCTCGGCTCAGATTCAGGCGTTATCTGAACAAATAATTCATCTTCGAATGTACGTAGAAGCGGCTATTGATTTTCCGGACGAAGAGATTGATTTTTTATCGGATGGAAAGGTTGCGGGTGACTTACATGCAATCATTGAAACGCTTACTCATATTCATCGCCAAGCCAAACAAGGGGCGCTTTTGCGCGAAGGCATGCAAGTCGTTATTGCAGGCCGCCCCAATGCAGGTAAATCAAGTTTGCTTAACGCATTAGCAGGTCGAGACAGCGCTATCGTTACGGAAATTGCCGGCACCACCCGAGACGTGCTAAAAGAGCATATCCACATAAACGGCATGCCACTTCACATCATTGATACCGCAGGATTACGTGATAGTCCTGACAAGGTGGAACAAATCGGAATTGCGCGAGCCTGGCAAGCAATTAGCGAGGCAGACCGAGTACTTTTTGTCGTTGATAGCACAGAAACAACTGCCATCGACCCCTATCAAATCTGGCCGGATTTTATGCACCGTTTGCCGGTGGGTATTCCTACTACCGTGGTGCGTAATAAAGCAGATTTGTCGAGCGAAGTAATTGGCCAACAGGTAGTCGCCACCGCTCATGGTAATATTGATGTCGTTGGATTATCTGCAGAAACGGGTGATGGTATAGCTCTGTTACGTGAACATCTGGCGCAGACAATGGGGCTGGATACTACCAGTGAAGGCCAGTTTATCGCTCGCCGCCGCCATCTTGACGCTCTGGCTAAAGCGGATCAGCATATTATAGCCGGGCAACAGCAATTGCATGACAGCCTGGCAGGAGAACTACTTGCAGAAGAACTTCGCTTGGCGCATCAAGCACTGAGTGAAATTACAGGTGAATTTACCTCGGATGATTTGCTCGGTAGAATCTTTTCTTCGTTTTGCATCGGGAAGTAA